In Humulus lupulus chromosome 7, drHumLupu1.1, whole genome shotgun sequence, the following are encoded in one genomic region:
- the LOC133788307 gene encoding uncharacterized protein LOC133788307, whose product MDYHGYGGRQETGSRDKRHYEKEQAYQESLIEDFADEFRMPINQRPTENVDLDNVEQASLDTHLNSSNVGYRLLQKMGWKGKGLGKDEQGIVEPIRSGIRDPKLGVGKQEEDDYFTSEENIQRKKLDVELEESEEHAKKREVLAEREQKIQTEVKEIRKVFFCDLCNKQYKLAMEFEAHLSSYDHNHRKRFKEMREMHGTSSRDDRQKREQQRQEREMAKFAQLAEADARKQQQLQQQQEESRAAAVASELKSASVVADQDQRKTLKFGFSSKGGTSKMSFGSAARKPKSAVASVFGNDSDEEK is encoded by the exons ATGGACTACCATGGTTATGGTGGTAGACAAGAAACAGGTTCCCGGGACAAGCGGCACTATGAGAAAGAGCAG GCATATCAGGAATCTCTTATAGAAGATTTCGCTGATGAATTTCGAATGCCAATTAACCAAAGGCCAACAGAAAATGTTGATCTGGACAATGTGGAACAAGCATCACTGGATACACATTTGAATTCATCTAATGTGGGATATAGACTTCTGCAGAAAATGGGGTGGAAAGGAAAAGGTCTCGGGAAGGATGAGCAGG GAATCGTTGAACCAATTAGATCTGGGATAAGAGATCCCAAATTAGGGGTGGGAAAACAAGAAGAGGATGACTACTTTACTTCTGAAGAAAATATTCAGCGGAAAAAGCTTGATGTTGAGCTAGAAGAGTCTGAGGAGCATGCAAAGAAGCGGGAG GTTCTAGCAGAACGTGAGCAGAAAATTCAAACCGAGGTGAAAGAAATACGCAAGGTTTTCTTTTGCGATCTTTGCAACAAACAATACAAATTGGCCATGGAATTTGAAGCCCATCTTAGCTCATATGATCACAATCACAGAAAG CGTTTTAAAGAGATGAGAGAGATGCATGGTACAAGCAGCCGGGATGATCGCCAAAAACGAGAACAGCAGCGTCAAGAAAGGGAGATGGCCAAGTTTGCCCAACT GGCTGAAGCTGATGCCCGTAAGCAGCAGCAGCTACAACAGCAACAAGAGGAATCTAGGGCTGCTGCAGTAGCCTCTGAACTAAAAAGTGCATCTGTGGTTGCAGACCAAGATCAACGGAAGACTTTAAAATTTGGGTTTTCTTCCAAAGGTGGCACTTCTAAG ATGTCATTTGGCAGTGCTGCAAGGAAGCCAAAATCAGCTGTTGCCTCAGTTTTTGGGAACGATAGTGATGAAGAAAAGTAA